The window CTTGAAATGGCGGTACACTGGGAAGGCGCAGGCTGCAATCCCGAGCATCCGTGTACCGGGTGTGATGGCTTTCCCTGTTATGCACGGGGCAAAGCCGACGCTGAGACCCAATGCCTTACCCCAGCGCTTGCATCCGAAAACGTCGAACTGCTCACAAACACGCAGATAGACCGTCTCACAACCTCTGCCAATGGTAAAGAAATTGTCTCTGCAGAGGGAAATTGCAGGGGTGAAGCATTCTCAATCAAAGCCAAAATTTTTGTATTGGCGTGTGGTGCTGCAAATTCACCCGCTGTGTTGCTGCGGTCTCAATCTTCAGCCTGCCCCAATGGAATTGGCAACACCCATGACCAGGTAGGCCGGCACTACATGTTGCAGAATCAGAGTGCCTTGATGTCGGTCCGCCCGTTTGGCAAAACCGATTTGACCATGCAAAAAACGGTGGGCATCCACGACTTTCTGTTTAATGCCCCCGGTTTTCCCTACCCCGCCGGCGCCATTCAGACCTTGGGCAAACTAACAGGATTAATGATCCAAAGCGACCAACCATACCTACCAACCCGGTTACTGGATGGTATAGTAAAGCGCAGCATCGACTGGTGGATGACAAGCGAAGAACTGCCTGACCCAAACAACAGCATTCAGATAGGCAAAAAAGGAAGATTAGACGTAACCTGGCGGCCAAACAATGAACAAGCACATCAAGTGCTACTGGCACAGGTCAAGAAAATGATGCGCAGCGCCGGCTACCCGTTCAACTTCCACAAGCGATTTGGCATCGCAGCCAACGCACACCAGTGCGGCACTTTGCGGCTGGGCAATGAGCCGGCCAATTCAGTGTGTGATCCCACAGGCAAAGTCCACGGCGTCGATAACCTCTATGTAGCAGACGCAAGCGTCTTTCCTTCTTCTACAGCCATGGCACCAACCCTCACCCTTGTGGCACTGAGCCTAAAAATGGGTCGAAAGTTGATCTTAAACAATTTGTGAGACAGCTAAACGCTTTTCCATAACAAAGCATTGACGCGGTAAAAGACCAGGCGATGCAGCGCGGTTGGCAAGATTGTCCATCATCCATCCGGTACAATCCATGTTAACCGCGACAGCTAATACGCAAATTGGCGTTGTCACAAAAAAACAAACAGCTCAACAAAACAGACAACACCATGATAAAAGTAGGTTTATTGGTCAGACTCAAAGCAAAACCCGGCAAAGAAACAGCTGTACAAAACTTCATCACGGATGCCTTGCCCCTGGCGGTCGCTGAACCAGATACAACAACCTGGTACGCCATCAAAATTGATGCCTCCACGTTTGGTATCTTCGATACCTTCCCCCATGCATCAGGAAGGGACGCCCACCTCGGTGGTAAAATTGCTGCGGCCCTCATGGCAAACGCACCTGAGCTTCTGGCAGAAGATCCAGTGATCGAAAAAATTGACGTACTCGCTGCCAAAAGAGCCGGCTAAGATGGTATAGATCAGCGCTGAAGGCAGGGTGCCTGCTCTGCCTTCAGCCCATTAACCGTATGGACAAAAAAGCTTCTACCCTCATCAACCAGCAAAATGGCGAACTGGCCTTCAAAATTTTCTCCTTTGAAAATGATGACCCTTTTGGCCACATTCAGCGGCACAATTACTACTCGATCATCCTGATCTATGCCGGCACCTTTGAATTACAGATTGAACACGCCAAACAAGAAATCTCAGCCAAAGTAGCCATCTGTGTTTCCCCCTACCAACCTTATTCAATAAAGGCAACAGGGCCCATCGCCGGCGTTACACTGCATTTCCATCCCGATTTTTTTTGCACGTACAAACACCAAAATGAAATCCAGACCGAAGGCGTTTTATTCCACAACATCTTCCAACCCAGCTTTTTCTCAGTACCGGATGAAATGCCCTTGCTAAACCTGCTCACACAGATGCGCGAAGAGATCGATGCAGATCAGGTGGGGCAACATCAACAATTGGTGTCTTA is drawn from Bacteroidota bacterium and contains these coding sequences:
- a CDS encoding antibiotic biosynthesis monooxygenase, translated to MIKVGLLVRLKAKPGKETAVQNFITDALPLAVAEPDTTTWYAIKIDASTFGIFDTFPHASGRDAHLGGKIAAALMANAPELLAEDPVIEKIDVLAAKRAG
- a CDS encoding GMC family oxidoreductase yields the protein MKVLSADIVIMGSGPGGSALAYALKDAGAKVLVVERGGYLPIEPANWDAEAVFGHGRYKTSEKWFDVANNALYSPGNHYWVGGQTKMYGANLQRFRAEDFEDIEHVAGISPAWPIKYADLEPFYGEAEALFAVRGEAGIDPTEPERSTPFPFPPIPHEPAVAALVHKLEANGFKPHPLEMAVHWEGAGCNPEHPCTGCDGFPCYARGKADAETQCLTPALASENVELLTNTQIDRLTTSANGKEIVSAEGNCRGEAFSIKAKIFVLACGAANSPAVLLRSQSSACPNGIGNTHDQVGRHYMLQNQSALMSVRPFGKTDLTMQKTVGIHDFLFNAPGFPYPAGAIQTLGKLTGLMIQSDQPYLPTRLLDGIVKRSIDWWMTSEELPDPNNSIQIGKKGRLDVTWRPNNEQAHQVLLAQVKKMMRSAGYPFNFHKRFGIAANAHQCGTLRLGNEPANSVCDPTGKVHGVDNLYVADASVFPSSTAMAPTLTLVALSLKMGRKLILNNL
- a CDS encoding AraC family transcriptional regulator yields the protein MDKKASTLINQQNGELAFKIFSFENDDPFGHIQRHNYYSIILIYAGTFELQIEHAKQEISAKVAICVSPYQPYSIKATGPIAGVTLHFHPDFFCTYKHQNEIQTEGVLFHNIFQPSFFSVPDEMPLLNLLTQMREEIDADQVGQHQQLVSYLKIFLLSMVRIKQGTIEDLPVATSNSDRMIRDLIYYIEKYYQHKHSTADYAQLLNTSTSALGKLVKKQFGRSLTNLLAERIVVEAKRELYLTSKTVKEIAFLFGYNDEYYFSRFFKKHAGISPTLYRNTVGFAKQES